The sequence below is a genomic window from Bernardetia sp..
TGGAACACTCTGCTATCTTTAATGCGTACTTCGACGACTTTTTAAAAAATAATCCGTTAGAAAAGACAGCCTACATGGTTTAATAAAAAATAAACTTGTAGTTTACACACATTGCAAGTAAAAAAAATCTAAACATTGATATTGAACCTTCTTTTGTATTAAAAATGCTTCTTTGTAAAGAGGATTTAACTAAATATAATGGCTTTTCTAAGCAAATTAGCATACAAATTGTTGTTCTATTTCATAGCAAGATGATTATATTTATAAATAATCAAACAAAATTATTTATATTGTTTTGGACAAAGATAAATAATTAGGGCTTTGCTATCTATTGCTTTATCCAAAAACAACCACTATGACTGATACTTTTAATTCTACTACTTCTGTGATGGTCGCTGCCGACCTCATCAATGAAATGATACCTCCTTTAAAGGGTAACGATAGTGTAAGGAAAGCACTAAACTGGATGGATGCTTTTCGTATTACACAACTTCCTGTCGTTGAGGATAATGTGTATAAAGGCATTATCACAGAAGATATGCTCTATGAGATAAATAATCCAGAAGCAACTATCGACTCTGTTGAGCCATTTTATGAAGATGTTTTTGTAAGCGAAGAACAACATTTCTATGATGTGATGCGTCTTGCAACAGACCACAACTTGCGTATTATTGCAGTTTTGGATTTGAGTAATTTCTTTGTAGGAGTAATAACAGTAAGAGATACGTTGGCAGCCTTTGCTCGTACGTTTGCCAGCCAAAGTGCAGGGGCAATTATTGTCTTGTCAATGAATTATAGAGATTATTCTCTTTCTCATATTAGCCGTCTGATAGAAGAAAATAATACCAAAATTTTGAGTAGTTATGTAGATACAGACCCTTATGACCACAATCTTATCAAACTCACTTTAAAATTAGATAAAACAGAACTCAATGCTATTTTAGCAACCTTAGAGCGTTTTGAATATCGTGTGATTGCTAAGTTTCAAGAAAATCCAGATGCAGATATTCAGAAAGAACGCCTAGATATGTTCTTTAGATATTTTGATATATAAATAATATATCTTGCCATTGTCGGTGTCTCCACCGACGATAATTTAACAACACAAAAAATTATGAAAAGCATTTTTCAAATCAAGGAAAATGCTTTTCGTATTTAATAATTTTAGTCAATATAAATCTCCAATTTTTTACATGAAAAAAAATAAATTCAGTGTACTTTCAATAACCTTACTTGCATCTTTTTTATTATCCTTTTCAGCTTGGGCAGATAAAGATAATCACGAATATGCCAATTATGACTGGGAGGAAAATAGAGAAAGAAACGAAATTCCTGCTCACTTGAAAGATGAAGTTTCAATCGTTTTTTTAGATAAAAATATGATAGAATATTTTTATTCACCTTCAGATGACCAAGTGATTCTATACAAAACACACCATGCTATTCGCTGGCTAGGAAGTACAGATGCTGTTGAGCGTTTTAATGCCATTTTTATTCCTCTAGGAGAGGGAACTTTAGAAAAACTAAAGGTTCGTTCTATTTCTCCAAATGGAAAAGTGGTCATTTCAAACCAAGACGAACTCAAGGAAATAAAAGATGAAGAATCTGGAAGAGGTTATAAAATGTTTGCTATTGAAGGGATTGAAAAAGGGAGCGAAATCGAATATTTTTATACGACAAAAGAGACTGTTTTTGGTGGAAATCAAGAAGGAAGAGAATTTCTGCAAACAGGAACGCCCACTAAAAATGTGCATTTTGAACTTATTACACCCTCTTTTTTGCAATTTGAAGCTAAGAGTTATAACGGTTTGCCAGATGCCGAGCTAAAAGAAGACACAAACAGCGAAAAAACTATTCAAACCATTAAACTAGATAGTGTTGCGCCACTTCTAGGAGAACCATTTGCTTATGCAGACCCTAACAGAATGCGAGTAGATTACAAACTGGCGTATAATTTGGCAGCTAGTTCGAATCAGCGTTTTTATACGTGGTCGGATGCAGCACGACAGATTTACAGTGTTTTTTGCCAAACTAGAGACAAAAAAGAAGAAAAAGCTCTTAAAAAAATATATAAAGAAATAGGCATAAAAGGTAAAGAATCAGAAGAAGAACGTATCAGAAAAATAGAAAATTATCTGAAAGTCAAAGTGCAAGGGACAGAGTCTCCAACGCCAGCCTTTTCAAACATTGAAGAAATAGAAAAGTCTAAAATTGCAAACGAGCGTGGACTTGTACGCCTCTTTACAACGCTTTTTGAACTGGCAGAAGTAGATTACGAACTTATTCTGACAAGCGATAGAAGTGAAGTCAGATTTGATGGCGATTTTGATTATTGGGGCAATATGCGTGAGTTTTTAATTTATTTTCCGAATACAAAAAAATATCTTTCACCTGCCACTCCTTTATACCGTTACGGAATTGTACCAGATACGTGGACGGCAACCGATGGACTTTTTATTCGTCGAATGAAAGTAGGAGACAATGTTTTTGGAATGGGAACAGTCAGAAAAATACAACCCCTTGAAGGCGATAAAAATTTCAGCAATATCAATTTAAAAATGAAGTTCAATGAAGATATGGACGCTGTGAAAGCTGATTTAAAATATAGTTTTGGAGGACTTTCTGCTGTTGGTATTCAGCCAATTATTCCTTATTTGTCTGGAGAAAAGCGTGATGAAATGTTAGAAAATGTTTTGAGAGGGCTTTCAGAAGATGCAGAATTTGAGAATATTGAGTTAGAAAATGAAAAAATGAACACCGACCTTTTAGAAAATGAGTTTGCTATCAAAACTAACTTTGAATCGAAGTCGTGGATAGAAAAGGCAGGAAATAAATATCTCTTCACTATTGGAAAATGTATCGGTCCTCAATCGGAACTCTACCAAGAAAAGGAGCGAAAACTAGCTGTAGAGAACGGACACAACCGTATTTATGACAGAACATTAGTCTTTGATATTCCAGAAGGCTACACAGTCAAAAACTTAGATGATTTGAAACTCAATGTTGTCTTTGATGACGGTGGAAAGAAAAATTGTGGTTTTGTTTCAGATTACAAACAAGAAGGAAATACTATAACTGTAGATATTTTTGAGTATTACTATGAGATTTATCTTCCTTTAGAAGATTTTGAAGAGTACAGAAAAGTCATCAATGCAGCAGCCGATTTTAATAAAATTGTATTGGTGCTAGAAAAGGAGTAAAAATTTTTGATGCAGAATGGTTTATTTTTACGTAAACCATTCTGTGTTAGATTATCTTTGTTTTTCTCCTAACTTATATATTTGTTCTAGCCATTTTTTACGCTGTTTTTGTGTGGATGTTTTTACGATTCCAATATAAGTTGTTTTAACAGGCTTGACTCCACA
It includes:
- a CDS encoding CBS domain-containing protein → MTDTFNSTTSVMVAADLINEMIPPLKGNDSVRKALNWMDAFRITQLPVVEDNVYKGIITEDMLYEINNPEATIDSVEPFYEDVFVSEEQHFYDVMRLATDHNLRIIAVLDLSNFFVGVITVRDTLAAFARTFASQSAGAIIVLSMNYRDYSLSHISRLIEENNTKILSSYVDTDPYDHNLIKLTLKLDKTELNAILATLERFEYRVIAKFQENPDADIQKERLDMFFRYFDI
- a CDS encoding DUF3857 domain-containing protein, with the translated sequence MKKNKFSVLSITLLASFLLSFSAWADKDNHEYANYDWEENRERNEIPAHLKDEVSIVFLDKNMIEYFYSPSDDQVILYKTHHAIRWLGSTDAVERFNAIFIPLGEGTLEKLKVRSISPNGKVVISNQDELKEIKDEESGRGYKMFAIEGIEKGSEIEYFYTTKETVFGGNQEGREFLQTGTPTKNVHFELITPSFLQFEAKSYNGLPDAELKEDTNSEKTIQTIKLDSVAPLLGEPFAYADPNRMRVDYKLAYNLAASSNQRFYTWSDAARQIYSVFCQTRDKKEEKALKKIYKEIGIKGKESEEERIRKIENYLKVKVQGTESPTPAFSNIEEIEKSKIANERGLVRLFTTLFELAEVDYELILTSDRSEVRFDGDFDYWGNMREFLIYFPNTKKYLSPATPLYRYGIVPDTWTATDGLFIRRMKVGDNVFGMGTVRKIQPLEGDKNFSNINLKMKFNEDMDAVKADLKYSFGGLSAVGIQPIIPYLSGEKRDEMLENVLRGLSEDAEFENIELENEKMNTDLLENEFAIKTNFESKSWIEKAGNKYLFTIGKCIGPQSELYQEKERKLAVENGHNRIYDRTLVFDIPEGYTVKNLDDLKLNVVFDDGGKKNCGFVSDYKQEGNTITVDIFEYYYEIYLPLEDFEEYRKVINAAADFNKIVLVLEKE